A genomic region of Drosophila biarmipes strain raj3 unplaced genomic scaffold, RU_DBia_V1.1 ptg000015l, whole genome shotgun sequence contains the following coding sequences:
- the LOC127011837 gene encoding uncharacterized protein LOC127011837, which produces MDEDDREQLEEDMKNLLDNQRNMDKLVQKQTSVVDSTTNLLKRTTEDVNANFKSMQVRIENMTEVLKESYYVYKESIKFFMITKQLHSLIEEGEKVQSGIISLLIDINHGRLNTNILRPNQLKIEIAKIQENLSENLIIPGKRSGTELKEVYTLLTARGLFIENKLIITAKVPLFSRHPSKLFRLIPLPIRNVDKIIMVHITSEFLIYNFEIDSYHIMSEATLNQCQKWQQNKRICQGSWPWNSANDNACEVQPLKPNRASNCVYKTVVDATSYWVELEKKSSWLFKVPIGTKIRVKCSGSQMELSELPEQGILSIAPYCTARTDDKMFIAHHNIQSESEETLSTPYIGEVSEFRK; this is translated from the exons atGGATGAAGATGACAGGGAACAGTTAGAGGAAGATATGAAAAACTTATTAGATAATCAGAGGAACATGGATAAATTGGTTCAAAAGCAAACGTCAGTTGTTGATTCAACtactaatttattaaaaagaacaaCCGAGGATGTTAAcgctaattttaaaagtatgcaagtaAGAATTGAAAACATGACAGAAGTTCTTAAAGAGAGTTACTATGTTTACAAAGAATCGATAAAATTCTTTATGATAACTAAACAGCTTCACTCCTTGATTGAAGAAGGTGAAAAAGTTCAATCAGGGATTATAAGCCttttaattgatattaatCACGGCAGACTAAACACAAACATACTTAGGCCAAATCAGCTAAAAATTGAGATTGCCAAGATTCAGGAAAATCTGTCGGAAAATCTAATAATTCCAGGGAAAAGATCAGGAACGGAACTAAAGGAGGTATATACCTTATTAACAGCGAGAGGATTGTTTATAGAGAATAAATTAATCATCACTGCAAAAGTGCCTTTGTTCAGTAGGCATCCGTCTAAATTGTTTAGACTAATTCCGTTGCCTATTAGGAATgtagataaaataataatggtacACATAACTtccgaatttttaatttataattttgaaatcgATTCGTATCACATAATGAGCGAAGCAACTTTAAATCAATGtcaaaaatggcaacaaaataaaaggatATGCCAAGGAAGTTGGCCCTGGAACTCCGCGAATGACAACGCATGTGAAGTTCAGCCGTTAAAACCAAATAGAGCTTCGAATTGTGTATACAAAACAGTAGTGGATGCCACAAGTTACTGGGTAGAGTTGGAAAAGAAAAGTAGTTGGTTGTTTAAGGTTCCGATAGGTACTAAAATAAGAGTAAaatgttctgggtctcaaatgGAGTTGTCTGAACTGCCTGAGCAAGGGATTTTAAGTATTGCACCGTATTGTACAGCAAGAACGGATGACAAAATGTTTATAGCCCATCATAATATTCAATCGGAAAGTGAAGAGACACTGTCAACACCATACATAGGAGAGGTTAGTGAA TTCCGAAAATAA